DNA from Longimicrobiales bacterium:
CGATGCTGATCCCGCAGGTGGTCGGTTTCCGCATGACGGGCGAGCTGCCGGAGGGGGCAACCGCGACCGATCTCGTGCTCACGGTCACCGAGATGCTCCGCAGGAAGGGCGTAGTCGGCAAGTTCGTCGAGTTCTACGGCCCCGGCCTTGCCAACCTGCGCCTTGCCGACCGCGCGACGATCGGCAACATGGCACCCGAGTACGGTGCGACGTGCGGCATCTTCCCGGTCGACGCCATGACGCTCGATTACCTGCGCTTCACCGGTCGTTCCGAGGAGCATGTGCAGCTCGTCGAACGCTACATGAAGGAGCAGGGACTCTTCCGCACCGAGGACACGCCGGACGCCGAGTACAGCGACACGCTGGAGCTGGACCTTGCGACGGTCGAGCCGAGCGTCGCCGGCCCGCGCCGGCCGCAGGACCGGCTGCAGCTTTCCGAGGTGAAGCCTGCCTTCCTGCAGTACCTGGACACCCTGGTCGGCAATGGTGGCGAGACCACGGCCGGTGCAGCTGGCGGCGCCACGGCGGTCGCGCCGGCGCATGCGCATCGCGGCGTGGACGTCGTGCTGAACGACGAGACGGTCCGGCTCGAGGATGGCGCGGTCGTGATCGCCGCGATCACGAGCTGCACCAACACGTCGAACCCGTCCGTCATGCTGGGCGCCGGACTCCTCGCGAAGAATGCCGTGGCGCGCGGACTGCGCAGCAAGCCGTGGGTCAAGACGTCGCTGGCCCCCGGATCCAAGGTTGTCACCGACTACCTCGCCGACGCGGACCTGACGCAGTACCTCGAGCAGCTCGGCTTCGACCTGGTCGGCTACGGCTGCACGACGTGCATCGGCAACAGCGGCCCGCTGCCCGGCCAGATCTCGCAGGCGATCGCCGACGGCGACCTCGTCACGGTGTCCGTGCTGTCGGGCAACCGCAACTTCGAAGGGCGCATCAACCCCGACGTCCGCGGCAACTACCTCGCCTCACCGCCGCTCGTCGTCGCGTATGCGCTGGCCGGCCGCATCGACATCGACTGGTACAACGAGCCCATCGGCGAGGACCGCGAGGGGCGATCGGTGTTCCTGAAGGACATCTGGCCGACGACGGCGGACATCGAAGCTGCTGTCAAGGGATCGGTCAAGCCCGAGATGTTCACGCGCCAGTACGCGACGGTCTTCGAGGGCGACGACCGCTGGCGTGCATTGCCGGCGCCGGAAAGCGACCTCTTCGAGTGGGACGACGCCTCCACCTACATCAAGCACCCGCCGTACTTCGTCGACATGCCGCGTGATCCTGCGGCGGTCCAGGACATCAGCGGCGCACGCGTGCTCGCACTGCTCGGCGACAGCATCACGACCGATCACATCTCGCCGGCCGGCTCGATCAAGGCCGACAGCCCGGCGGGCAGGTACCTGCGCGAGCACGGCATCGAGCCGAAGGACTTCAACTCGTACGGTTCGCGCCGGGGCAACCACGAGGTCATGGTGCGCGGGACGTTCGCGAACATCCGGCTGCGCAACCAGCTCAACCCGGAGATCGAGGGCGGCTGGACGACGCACCTGCCGACCGGCGAAAAGATGCCGATCTTCGACGCGTCGATGCGCTACCAGCAGGAGGGCACGCCGCTCGTGGTGGTCGCGGGCAAGGAGTACGGCTCCGGCTCCTCGCGCGACTGGGCGGCCAAGGGCCCGCTGCTGCTCGGCATCCGTGCGGTCATCGTCGAGAGCTACGAGCGCATCCACCGCTCGAACCTGCTCGGCATGGGCATCCTGCCGCTGCAGTTCCAGCCCGGTCAGACGTACACGCAGCTGGGCATCACGGGCCGGGAAGTATTCGACATCCATGGCCTGGACGCCGCGCTCAGCCGTCCGGAAGGCCCGGGCACCGTGCAGGTCATTGCCCGCAACCCGGATGGCGGTGCGGACATCCGCTTCGATGCCGTGGTGCGCATCGACACGCCGCAGGAGATCGCGTACTACCGCCATGGCGGCATCCTGCAGTACGTGCTGAGGCAACTGCTCAGGGCGTGATTCCTGTGTTCCTGCTCGAGTGAATCGAGCCCGTCAGGTCTGTTGGCCTGACGGGCTCGAATCTTTGCGGTGCCGAGTGAACGGATTCTTATTACCGCGAGAGCGCAGAGGACGCGGAGAACTACGCTGAGTCCCTCAGCGCAGTCTCAGCGATACCTCCGCGCCCTCAGCGGTAATAACAGGGCACCGATGCCAACGAAAACTCTGTGTTGCTCCGTGTTCTCCGTGGTAGAAAAAAACTAAGTCCAGCCACGCGCGACGACGGGCCAGCAGCGCTCGATCGATTCACCGCGGACGCCGTACACGCGGGGATGCAGGTTCACCGACACGCACACGTGATTCGGCACGATCCGGACCCTGTCGCCTACCTGCGGCCGCCAGTCCGTGCCGGACAGATCGAGGATGCCGTGCTCTTCCGACAGGCCGCTCACCACGACGTCGGGGCGGTCGAGCAGGGCGCCGAAGCCGCGTGCGTCGGGGCCGCGCAGCTCCTCGCGGGACAGCGCCTTGGAGCCGGCGTCGACGACAGCCTGGTTGGGCACCGCGGTGCTGACTACGGTCGCGACGACGGTGTAAGCGCAGTCTTTCCACTCGCACGCGCCGATCGCTTCCGTGGTGCGGTCGTTGTAGACGTAGGTGCCCGGACGGATCTCGTTGACGCCGTGCATGCGATGCGACGCAAACGCGGCGGGGGTGGAGCCGGCGCTGACGATTTCGGGCTCGAGGCCGTGTTCGCGCAGCGCCTCCAGGTGCTTCTGCAGGTCCTCGCTGACCCGGTCGATGGCGGTGGCCTGCTCGCTCACGTGCTGCCGGATGTGTCCGGGATAGAACATGATGCCGCGCCACTCGACGCCCGGGCGACGCGCCGCCTCGGCTGCGAGCTGTGCCAGGCGCCGCGGGTCGGGCTCGCCGACGCGGTGCATGCCGAGGTCCGCCTCGATCAGCACGCCGAACGTGCGGCCCGCACGGGCGGCCGCCCCGGAAAGGGCGTCGAGTGCGGCGGTCGAATCGAGCGCGACGGTCACGCGGACGTCGTCAGGAAGTGCGAGCAGGCGCTCGAGCTTGGGTGCGCCGACGGGCGGGTGTGCGATCAGCAGGTCACGCGTGGCCTCGGTCATGACGTGCGCCTCGCGCAGGGTCGCGACCGTCAGGCCCGCGGCGCCGCGGCGCATCTGTTCGGCGCCGATCTCGGGTGACTTGTGCGTCTTGGTGTGTGGCCGCAGCGCGAGCCCGTGCGATGCGGTGTAGTCCGCCATCCTCGCGAGGTTGGCGTCCATGATGTCCAGGTCAACGGCTGCGGCAGGCGTCATCACACCTGCCAGCGTATCCGGGATCCGCTCCACGCTTCACTCCTTCCGGGGGAATCGCACAACGCCTCGGGCGGGAGAACCTAGGCGGCACCCGCACGGCGAGCCAGCGGCTTGACCCTGCGCCGCGAGGCGGGGTAGCGTTCCGTATGCAACGCAACTTCCTGGTCGGGATGCTGGTGGCCCTGGTGCTCCTCGTCGCAGGCGTGCTCGCCTGGTTGCGCCAGCGCCGCGCAGGGCGCGCCCTGTACCATGAGCGCCTGCTGGACGCGGTCGCCGACGGCGTGATCACGCAGGAGGAGCTCGCGGAGCTGGATGCACTGCGGAGAAAGCACGACCTGAGCAGCACCGAGGCGCGCGTGGCCGCGCTGGTCGCGTACCGGCGGGTGCTCGCGGATGCACTGGAGGATGCGGAGCTGACGCCGGACGAGGATCGAACGCTGGAGCGGCTGCAGGAGCAGCTCGGCCTCGACGAGCGGGAGCTGCGGGCCGACAGGACGCAGCTCTGCCGGGCGCGGCTGCTCACGCGCGTCGTCAATGGCGAGCTGCCGCACGCGGAGATTCCGGGCATCCAGCTCGTACCGGGCGAGCAGGGCCACTGGTTCGTGCGCGCCACCTTCGCGGAACGCACCGGGATCGAGCGTGGAGCGCGGGCGCTGCGTGCCCTCGAGTTCGACGTCGACGCGGACGTCGCGTTCTCGCCGCTCGGCGAGCGCGATGCGCTCGGCCCGCGCGCGGAGATCCTGCCCAGCGACGTCGGGGTGCTCGCGATCACCAGCCGCCGCGTGGTCTTCCAGGGCGCGCGCCGCACGATCAGTCTCCCGCACGCGCGCCTCGCGCTCGTTGCGCTGCACGCCGACGGTGTACGACTCGACGAGGCCCCCAGCAACCACGCCGATCCGCAGGCGGTGTGCACCGCCCGCTTTTTCCTGGTCGACGACCCGGAGCTGACCGCCGCGGTGGCACTGTACTCCGCGCGCCAGCGCCGCGTGGAGATCCGCCCCGCGACCCGCCCGCCACGCACGGCGTAGGGGGTTCCGGACGCAGTGGAAAGGCGCGTCTGCGCAGGGGTTCCGCGGTTGACGCGCACCCCCCGTTCCGGTACATTTCCCAGCTGTACGGCGTCCGAAAGGTGCGCCATGACGGGCCTGTAGCTCAGCTGGGAGAGCACCTGGTTTGCAACCAGGGGGTCAGCGGTTCGAGCCCGCTCAGGTCCATGACCAGGTGAGCCATGATCGACCGGGCGGCCCGATGGGACCGCCCGGTTTCTTTTTCGATGTCCCGGACACCGACGATTCGTGCATAGATGACGGTCAGCAGCATACCGGTCGTGCGGGCTGTGCCTCGCGCGCTCGAGCATCTCGGCGGCGCGACCGTCATGGCGGGGCAGATCCTGCGGGTACTGCCGCGGCCGCGGCTGTACATGACGAGTGCGCTGCAGCAGGCCTACACACTGGGCATCCAGTCGCTGCCGCTCGTGCTGCTCATGGCGTTCCTCGGCGGTGCGGTCACTTCACAGCAGACGGGTGCGCAGTTCTCCGGGGGGCTGCCGCTCTGGGTGATCGGCAGTGTGCTCGCGGCGAGCATGCTGACGGAGCTCGGGCCGCTGCTGACCGGCATCGTGCTCACGGCGCGCGTTGGTGCATCGATCGCGGCCGAGCTGGCCACGATGAAGGTGACGGAGCAGGTCGACGCGCTGATCGCGATGGGGCGAGATCCTGTCGCATTCCTCGTCGTGCCGCGCGTTGTTGCAGGCGCACTCGTCTTTCCGCCGCTCGTCATGGTGGCGGACGCGATGGGCATGTTCGCCGGCTGGGGCATCGGGCTGCTCGCGGTGGATGGCCTGACCACGGCGGACATCGTCTACGGCGCCCGCTTCTACTTCCGCCCCTGGGCGCTCTGGTTCAGCGTGATCAAGGGCGGTGTATTCGGCATCGCGATCACGTTCATCGCGTGCTACGTCGGGCTGACCGGGCGCGGCGGCGCGGAGGGCGTGGGGCGCACGACGACGCTGGCCGTCGTGACGACGACGATCGTGCTCATGATCATCGACGTGCTGATGATTCCTGTGCTGAAGGCGTTCTGATGATCGAATTCCGCAACCTGCACAAGAGCTTCGGCGACCTGAAGGTGCTGGACGGCGTCGACCTGGTGGTGCAGGAAGGCGAGACGCTGGCGCTGCTCGGGCCGTCGGGAACGGGCAAGAGCGTGCTGATCAAGCACGCGATCGGGCTGCTGGAGCCGGACCAGGGCGATGTGCTGGTGGACGGCATCTCCATCGCGACGGCATCCCCGAAACAGCTTCGCAAGGTGCGGCGGGAGCTCGGCTACGTCTTCCAGAACGCGGCGCTGTTCGATTCGCTCACCGTCGCCGAGAACCTGCGCCTCGCACAGGAGGACGAGACCAGGCTCCGCGATCCGGGGGACTGCCGGCGCGAAGCCGCCGAGCTGCTGCGGCGCGTGAACCTGGACGAGAGTGTGCTCGACAAGTACCCGGCCGAGCTGTCAGGCGGGATGCGCAAGCGGGTCGGTGTCGCGCGCGCGATTGCGAGCCGGCCGAAGTACCTGCTCTGGGACGAGCCCACCACGGGTCTCGACCCGGTGAACGCGGACAACATCGACGATCTCATCATGGAGCTGAACAACACGCTCAACGTGACGAGCATCGTCGTGACGCACGACCTGGACACGGCGTTCGAGGTCGGCGATCGCATCGCGCTCCTGTACGAGGGGAAGATTCGCGCGAACGCGCCGCCGGACGAGATCCTGAAGAACACAGATCCGATCGTCGCCCGTTTCGTGCGACGTTCACGACTCGAGGCGGAAGTCGCCTGACGGATATTCATGGACAAGCGCAAGCGTAACATCATCGGACTGGGCGCACTCACGGCTGTCGCCCTCGTGCTCTTCGTCTGGGGCATGTACTTCCTGCTGGGCAATCCGATGTTCCGCGAAGGCATGGACCTGGTGGTCTGGCTGGACGACGGCGCCGGCCTGAAGCGGGGCGACCGCGTGCACATGCAGGGCGTCGAGATCGGCACCGTCCAGTCGATGGCGCTCAATCGCAATGGCGTCTTCGCGGGGCTGCGGCTGAACCAGGTGCTGGAGCTGCCCGAGGACACGCGCGCGACCGTCACCGGCGACGTCTTCGGCGCACACACCGTCGACCTGCTCCCGGGCAACGCCCCGGCGGCGCTGGAAAGCGGGGACACGATCCGGGGTGCGCCGGTGCCCGAGCTGCTCAGCATGGCGGGCACGCTGGGCGCACGGGCGGAGGGCGTGCTTTCGAGCATGGACGCGCTGCTGTCACCGCAGACGATCTCGGACCTGCAGGCAACCACCGAGGTGATGCCGGGCGCCGCACGCGAGCTGCAGGCGGCGTTCGTGGAGCTGCGTCGCGCCTCGGCAGCACTGTCGCGCAGCACGGCGAACCTCGAGGACGCGCAGGCAGGCGACCGCCTGGCCGCCGCGCTCGACGAAGTGCAGACGAGCGCGCGCGCGCTCACCACCGCCGCGGAGCGCATGCAGACGTCGCTCGAGAGCTTCGGCAGCATTGCCGGCAAGATCGACAGTGGCACCGGCACGCTCGGCATGCTCGTCAACGACAGCACGCTGTATTTCGAGATGAACAACACGCTGCGCGAGATCCGCGCGCTCGCGACGGACGTGCGTGAGCGGCCGACGCGCTACTTCAACGTGCGGGTGTTCTGAAGGCGCCGTCGCGCTGCTTCAACGTGCGGGTGTTCTGAGGGCGCCGACGCGCTGCTGCGACCCGCCTGTATTCAGCCGCCGTCGCGCTGCTTCGACCTGCGGGTGCTCCGCCCGCCGACGCGCGCGTTCCACACCCGCTTCTCCCGGGCGGCGGCGCTGCTGCCGCCCACTGTCCCGAAAAGCCGCTGGTAGCGCCCGCTTTTCCTCCCGATCGTGCGTGGGGCATGCCCTTTGCCCGCTTTCCCGCGCGGACAGGAGGAACGAGCATGATCACCGGAACGGAAGTCACCGCGATCCGACGCATCTCCGACGACAGGGCGAAGTGGCGCGTGCTCGTGGAAGCCTGGCCCGACGAGCCCGGGTACCGGGGACGCCTGGTGTTCGCACCGGACGGCGCGGACGCGCCGCTCGGCCCGCGTGAAGGTCCGCCCGCGTTGCGTGGTCGCACCCGGGAGGACGTGCTCACGCAGGCCTACGAGATGCCGGAGCAGCGACTGCGCGTGATGCTGCACTCGCTGGGCTGAGCGCGCGGCCCGGCGCCGCGGCGCAGGTCGTACCGGGGTGAGAACGGCGCCCCGACCCCGCTGTTGCATCCCGCTTTCCTCGAACGTTTTCCGGGTGTGTGGTGACGCCGGTTGTGGAGTTCCGGTCGTGTCGCCACGTTGCTGCAGGAGCAGGGCGACCGGTTCGGTTCTTGCGCTTCGATGGCACACGGCGGCGAGCCGCGCCGCCCGGAACGGAACCGTCCGCACCCAGCGGGCAGGGAGCGAGGCAGGTATGACGACGGGTCTCCGATTCATTCTCCTGGTGTTCGCAACGGTCGGCTTTGCCGGGACCGGTGCGTCGCTGGCGATCGCGCGGCAGCGCCAGCTCACCGACGGCGAGCGGGACCTCGGCATGGTGGGCGTTTCCGCCATGCTGTTCGTGTTCGGTGCGCTCTGCACGGCGGTCGGCGCGGGGCTCTCCGGGATTCTCGCGTTTGGCGGTGTGGTCCTGTGGGCCGCGTACGTGATTACGGCGGATCGGATCGGCATGTTCAAGGTTTCCGCGGCCGGTGTGGAGGAGCACACGCCGGCTGAGCCGCGGCAGACGACCTGAGCCGCCAGGACCGGAGGCAGCATTGCGGCCGCGCCCCCCAACGGGCGCGGCCGCTCGTTTTCCCGGATTCGCGCATCCGGGTTCCCGCGTTCGCCAGCGGCCACGGCGCCGCGCGGGCGTGGCCACACGCCGCTCCCGCTCGGTTGCTCCCCCTCTGCCGCGCCCCTAGTTTGCGCCGGCCGCGCAATCGCGGCGGATTCCCCTGCACCTGCTGGACATGGCGAACGGTTCCGAACTGATGGACAGGCTCGTGTCGCTCTGCAAGCGACGCGGTTTCATCTTCCAGTCTTCCGAGATCTACGGCGGCACGGGCTCCGTGTGGGATTACGGCCCGCTCGGCGTCGAGCTGCAGCGCAACGTGAAGGAGGCGTGGTGGCGCTCGATGGTGCACGAGCGTGACGACATCGAGGGGCTCGATGCCGCGATCCTGATGCATCCGCGCGTCTGGGAGGCGAGCGGTCACGTGTCGGGATTCACGGACCCGCTCATCGACTGCCGCACCTGCAAGGCGCGCTTCCGTGCGGATCACCTCGAAACCGCGCAGTGCCCGCGCAAGCCGAGCAAACGCCCGGGCGAGCACAGCGAGTGCGACCTCACCGAGCCGCGCCAGTTCAACCTCATGTTCAAGACGTTCATGGGGCCGGTCGAGGAGGACGCAGCGGTGATCTACCTGCGGCCGGAAACGGCGCAGGGCAGCTACGTCAACTTCCACAACGTCGTCACGTCGGCTCGCCAGCGCGTGCCGTTCGGCATTGCGCAGATCGGCAAGGCGTTCCGCAACGAGATCACGCCGGGCAACTTCATCTTCCGGACGCGCGAGTTCGAGCAGATGGAGATGCAGTTCTTCGTGGAGCCCGGCACCGACGACGAGTGGTACGAGTACTGGAAGGCGAAGCGGCTCGAGTGGGTGCAGTCGCTCGGCATCACGCCCTCGAAGCTGCGCTTCCACGAGCACGGCCCCGGCGAGCTGGCGCATTACGCCAAGACCGCGGTCGACATCGAGTACGAGTTCCCGTTCGGCTGGTCGGAGTTCGAGGGGGTACACAACCGCACCGACTTCGACCTGCGACGCCACCAGGAGTACTCCGGCAAGAAGATGGAGTACATCGACCCGGTGGACCGGAACAAGCGCTACATCCCGTACGTCGTCGAGACGGCGGTCGGCGTGGGGCGCGTGGTGCTGGCTGCGCTCGCTGACGCGTATGCCGAGGAGGATCTCGAAGGCGAGACGCGCGTCGTGATGCGGCTGCACCCGAGGCTCGCACCGACCAAGGTGGCAGTCATGCCGCTCGTCAAGAAGGACGGCATGCCGGAATTCGCCGAGGAGCTGAACCGCTCGCTGCGCTCCGCCGCGATCCCCACGTTCTACGATGACGCCGGCTCGATCGGCCGGCGCTACCGGCGGCAGGACGAGGCGGGCACGCCGTGGTGCGTGACGATCGACGGTCAGACGATGGAGGATCGCACGGTCACCGTGCGGCATCGCGATACGCTGCAGCAGGAGCGCATCGCCGCGGATCACCTGGTGGGCTGGGTGCGCGAGCGGCTCGTCTGACACCGCCGCGCATCCTCGATGTTCCGGCGCGCTCATCGCGCCGGCGGCCGCGTGAGCGGACCGACTGAGCAGCAACGCCCGATCATCACAACACGGGAGCTGTCGTGACGGAACGCAGCGTGAGCTTCTTCACGAGCCGCTTCGGCATGTTCGTGGCCATGCTCGGCATGGCCGTGGGCACCGGCAACATCTGGCGCTTCCCGCGCGTCGCGGCCTCCAACGGCGGCGGCTCCTTCCTCGTCGCATGGGTCGTCTTCCTGCTGCTCTGGTCCGTGCCGCTCATCCTGGTCGAGTTCGCCATGGGCAAGAAGGCACGCTCCGGCCCCGTTGCAGCATTCGGCAAGCTGGTCGGCCGGCGCTACACGTGGATGGGTGCGTGGGTCGCGTGGACCGCGATGGCGATCATGTTCTACTACGCCGTCGTGACCGGCTGGACGATCCGTTACGTCTGGGGCGCACTGGTCGGTGAGCTGGGCACACAGGCGCCGGGCGCGGTCTGGGAGAGCTTCGCGTACTCGCCCTGGGTCGTCGTCTTCCAGGGCATCGCGCTCGGGCTCGCCGTGTTCGTCGTGGCGCGCGGCGTGCGCGGCATCGAGGCCGCCACCAGGGTGCTCATCCCCAGCCTCTTCGTGCTCGTCGTCGTTCTCGCGATCCGCGCGGTCACGCTGCCAGGCGCGGACGCGGGACTGAACTTCCTGTTCACGCCGACGCTGGAGGGCCTGTCCGATGCGAACATCTGGCTGCAGGCGCTCACGCAGAACGCCTGGGACACCGGCGCCGGCTGGGGACTGATCCTCACGTACGCGGTCTACCTGCGAAAGCAGGAGGACACGGCACTGAACGCATTCATGCTCGGGTTCGGTAACAACACCGTGTCCCTGCTCGCCGGGATCATGGTGATCTGCACCGTGTTCTCGATCATGCCGGATGCGGCCAGCCAGATCGTCGGCGCCAGCAACGAGGGGCTCACGTTCATCTGGGTGCCACAGCTCTTTGCGCAGATGCCGGCCGGCCGCTTCTTCATGGTGCTGTTCTTCGTCGCGCTGTTCTTCGCGGCATGGACGAGCCTCATCTCCATGGTCGAGCTCGCGACGCGCGTGCTGCAGGACGCCGGCATCGAGCGCGGGCGCGCACTGCTGATGATCCTCGGCGTTGGTTTCGCGCTCGGCGTGCCATCCGCACTGAGCGAAGACGTATTCCTGAACCAGGACTTCGTCTGGGGCGTGGGGTTGATGGTGTCCGGACTCTTCTTCGCCGTGGCCGTGCTGAAGTACGGCGTGAAGCGCTTCCGTGAGACGCTGATCAACCACGAGTATTCCGACATCCGCATCGGCGCGTGGTTCGACGTCGTGATCCGCCTCGTGGTCGTGCAGGCGATCGTGCTCGTGGCGTGGTGGTTCTGGCAGGTGCGCGCCGAGAACATCTGGGGACCGTTCGGTGTCGCGAACATGGCACTGCAGTTCGCGCTCGCCATCGCGATCTTCCTGCTCTTCAACCGGCGGATCGCGAGTGCATCGGGGGTGTCGGAAGAAGAACCTTTGCTGGAAACGGCCGCAGGCGAGAGATGACTGCCCGCGGCGAACGAACCGGGTGTCGCGTGCAACAGACAGGGGGCGCACCGCCACCATGCGGAGCGCCCCCTCGTTCATGGCACGCGGGCGGAAGCGCAGCAGCGCAGCGCGTCCCGCGTGAGAATGTGGTCTACGCGCGCAGCTCCCGGCTGCGCAGCCCGTCCTCGGCCTCCTCGTAGCGGGCCGTCGCCCGCTCCATCAGTCCCACGCGCACGCCCTCGGGGTCACGGATGATCGCGATGCGTGCGTCGGCCATCTCGGTCGGCGGCAGCAGTGTCGAGGCACCGAGCCGCTCCGCTTTCTCGATGTAGCTCCGCAGGTCGTCCACCTGGACATAGAACAGCGCACCGCTCGGCCATGAGCCGTCGGTTTCCGCGATGCCGCCATTGATGCCATCGCCGGTGTCGACGCGCCGGTACGCGAGCGGCGATTCGTCGACGTGCCAGTCGAACATCTGACGGTAGAAGGTTTCGAGCCGGCGGGGATCGCGGGCGGTGATCTCCCAGTGGACGACGGGCTTACCCATGATGCACACTCCTGCTGCAGTGGGCGCAGCGGACCGTCCGCACGCTTGCGGTGCGGTCCGAGTGGACTCGGATACGGCGGGTGCGGGGTCGTGTGGCAATGACCCGCGGGGTACCCGTAACTTCACCCCGGTTCGCACTCGCTGCAAGGGACGCAAGCCTACCCTGTGTCGGGATTTCACTGATGGATTTCGAACCCTTCCGGAAACACGCAGAGGCCGCCTGGGCGCGCATACCGGACCGCTACAAGGCCGGTGTGGACGGATTGCTCGTTGAGCGAGAAGCGAAGCCGCACCCGGAGCGGCCGGAGGTATTCACCCTGGGGGAGTGCATCACGGAAAGCTACCCGTCGGAGTGGGGAGGCCCGGACACCACGCGTTCCTGGGTCGCACTGTACCATGGTTCCTTCCGCCACGTCGCCGCCGAGGATGACCACTTCGACTGGGACGAGGAGATCTGGGAAACGCTGACCCACGAGCTGCGCCACCACCTGGAGTCGCTGGCGGATTCCGACGAGCTGGGCGACGTGGATTACGCCGTGGACGAGAATTTCAAGCGGCGCGACGGAGAGCCGTTCGATCCCTGGTTCTACCGCGCCGGCGAGCCGGTCGGACCCGGGCTGTACCAGGTCGAGGACGAGATCTTCCAGGAGCACGCGTACCGCGAGCGGGCGCCGCACGTCGATGTAGAGTTCGACGGGCGCCGCTGGCGCGTGGACTGGCCGGCCGAGGACGCCGACGTCGTGTTCGTGGAGCTGGAGGAGGTGGCGGATCCGCCGCTGCTGTACACGCTGGTGCTCGCGCGCCAGGCGGGTGCCTGGCAGGCACTGCGCTCGCTCCTGGCGCGCCGCGCACCGACGATCGCCGAGGTGCCGGGCCGTGCCGACCCGCTCGGGTTGGACCGCCCGACCGGGAGCGGCTAACCTGTGCGCATGAGCACAGCCGATCGTCGTCCGACACCGTGGGCGCTCATCTTTGATGCGCCCTTCTTCCAGGAAGAGCATTTCCCCCGCATCGCGCAGGAGGAGG
Protein-coding regions in this window:
- a CDS encoding glycine--tRNA ligase, producing MDRLVSLCKRRGFIFQSSEIYGGTGSVWDYGPLGVELQRNVKEAWWRSMVHERDDIEGLDAAILMHPRVWEASGHVSGFTDPLIDCRTCKARFRADHLETAQCPRKPSKRPGEHSECDLTEPRQFNLMFKTFMGPVEEDAAVIYLRPETAQGSYVNFHNVVTSARQRVPFGIAQIGKAFRNEITPGNFIFRTREFEQMEMQFFVEPGTDDEWYEYWKAKRLEWVQSLGITPSKLRFHEHGPGELAHYAKTAVDIEYEFPFGWSEFEGVHNRTDFDLRRHQEYSGKKMEYIDPVDRNKRYIPYVVETAVGVGRVVLAALADAYAEEDLEGETRVVMRLHPRLAPTKVAVMPLVKKDGMPEFAEELNRSLRSAAIPTFYDDAGSIGRRYRRQDEAGTPWCVTIDGQTMEDRTVTVRHRDTLQQERIAADHLVGWVRERLV
- a CDS encoding alanine racemase, encoding MERIPDTLAGVMTPAAAVDLDIMDANLARMADYTASHGLALRPHTKTHKSPEIGAEQMRRGAAGLTVATLREAHVMTEATRDLLIAHPPVGAPKLERLLALPDDVRVTVALDSTAALDALSGAAARAGRTFGVLIEADLGMHRVGEPDPRRLAQLAAEAARRPGVEWRGIMFYPGHIRQHVSEQATAIDRVSEDLQKHLEALREHGLEPEIVSAGSTPAAFASHRMHGVNEIRPGTYVYNDRTTEAIGACEWKDCAYTVVATVVSTAVPNQAVVDAGSKALSREELRGPDARGFGALLDRPDVVVSGLSEEHGILDLSGTDWRPQVGDRVRIVPNHVCVSVNLHPRVYGVRGESIERCWPVVARGWT
- a CDS encoding MlaD family protein; the encoded protein is MDKRKRNIIGLGALTAVALVLFVWGMYFLLGNPMFREGMDLVVWLDDGAGLKRGDRVHMQGVEIGTVQSMALNRNGVFAGLRLNQVLELPEDTRATVTGDVFGAHTVDLLPGNAPAALESGDTIRGAPVPELLSMAGTLGARAEGVLSSMDALLSPQTISDLQATTEVMPGAARELQAAFVELRRASAALSRSTANLEDAQAGDRLAAALDEVQTSARALTTAAERMQTSLESFGSIAGKIDSGTGTLGMLVNDSTLYFEMNNTLREIRALATDVRERPTRYFNVRVF
- a CDS encoding ABC transporter permease, which produces MTVSSIPVVRAVPRALEHLGGATVMAGQILRVLPRPRLYMTSALQQAYTLGIQSLPLVLLMAFLGGAVTSQQTGAQFSGGLPLWVIGSVLAASMLTELGPLLTGIVLTARVGASIAAELATMKVTEQVDALIAMGRDPVAFLVVPRVVAGALVFPPLVMVADAMGMFAGWGIGLLAVDGLTTADIVYGARFYFRPWALWFSVIKGGVFGIAITFIACYVGLTGRGGAEGVGRTTTLAVVTTTIVLMIIDVLMIPVLKAF
- the acnA gene encoding aconitate hydratase AcnA, with the translated sequence MPNTKPFNARATLDVGGNRYDIFRLDAVERAGYTISRLPYSLRILLENLLRYEDRLAGASESVEALATWDPKAQPDREISFTPARVLLQDFTGVPAVVDFAAMRDAMERMGGDPKKINPLQPAELVIDHSVQVDEFGTRMAFRYNVDMEYRRNGERYAFLRWGQKAFENFRVVPPGTGIVHQVNLEYLARVVFQLEAQNGAAPQLYPDTLVGTDSHTTMVNGLGVLGWGVGGIEAEAAMLGQPVAMLIPQVVGFRMTGELPEGATATDLVLTVTEMLRRKGVVGKFVEFYGPGLANLRLADRATIGNMAPEYGATCGIFPVDAMTLDYLRFTGRSEEHVQLVERYMKEQGLFRTEDTPDAEYSDTLELDLATVEPSVAGPRRPQDRLQLSEVKPAFLQYLDTLVGNGGETTAGAAGGATAVAPAHAHRGVDVVLNDETVRLEDGAVVIAAITSCTNTSNPSVMLGAGLLAKNAVARGLRSKPWVKTSLAPGSKVVTDYLADADLTQYLEQLGFDLVGYGCTTCIGNSGPLPGQISQAIADGDLVTVSVLSGNRNFEGRINPDVRGNYLASPPLVVAYALAGRIDIDWYNEPIGEDREGRSVFLKDIWPTTADIEAAVKGSVKPEMFTRQYATVFEGDDRWRALPAPESDLFEWDDASTYIKHPPYFVDMPRDPAAVQDISGARVLALLGDSITTDHISPAGSIKADSPAGRYLREHGIEPKDFNSYGSRRGNHEVMVRGTFANIRLRNQLNPEIEGGWTTHLPTGEKMPIFDASMRYQQEGTPLVVVAGKEYGSGSSRDWAAKGPLLLGIRAVIVESYERIHRSNLLGMGILPLQFQPGQTYTQLGITGREVFDIHGLDAALSRPEGPGTVQVIARNPDGGADIRFDAVVRIDTPQEIAYYRHGGILQYVLRQLLRA
- a CDS encoding ATP-binding cassette domain-containing protein translates to MIEFRNLHKSFGDLKVLDGVDLVVQEGETLALLGPSGTGKSVLIKHAIGLLEPDQGDVLVDGISIATASPKQLRKVRRELGYVFQNAALFDSLTVAENLRLAQEDETRLRDPGDCRREAAELLRRVNLDESVLDKYPAELSGGMRKRVGVARAIASRPKYLLWDEPTTGLDPVNADNIDDLIMELNNTLNVTSIVVTHDLDTAFEVGDRIALLYEGKIRANAPPDEILKNTDPIVARFVRRSRLEAEVA